Proteins encoded together in one Calditrichota bacterium window:
- the ade gene encoding adenine deaminase gives MQDLNSQQRLLEVARGDKPADLYLKNARLINTVSLEIEEAGIAVFEGRIAGIGDYEAKQVIDLQGGLLAPALLDGHIHIESTLLTPPEFARAVVPLGTGGVFCDPHEIANVLGARGIQFMLDSSEAVPLNVWVMVPSCVPATHMETSGAAMRAADMQPFLEHPRVLGIAEVMNFPGVILGFDEVLEKVALGAGRPVDGHAPGVRGKWLNAYSAAGIGTDHESTQLEEAREKLRRGMAVFIREGSTAKNMDALLPLVRPETAHMFAFVSDDRHADELLAEGHMNATLRKAVKKGLDPLLAVAMASTNTARIFGVKETGALTPGKYADFVVFEDLKDFKPLRVWHRGEEVAREGQLLKSISKFDTSSVQDTMRANITDKRAFEVASKSTRVNVIDIVPDQIVTKRLVANLPARNGQLTADPEQDIAKIVVVERHGRGGTIGKGFVRGFGIKSGAFASTVAHDSHNLIVAGMSDDDMLLAAKTLSECGGGWTVVQNGKVLAKLALPVAGLMSDKSAAEITPLLEELHRAAHSIGCKLSSPFMALSFLALPVIPSLKLTDFGLVDVDKFSQIPLEADSAD, from the coding sequence ATGCAAGACTTGAATTCCCAGCAACGGCTTTTGGAAGTCGCGCGCGGGGATAAACCCGCAGACTTATACCTAAAGAATGCCCGCCTGATCAATACGGTTTCGCTTGAAATCGAAGAGGCGGGCATCGCTGTTTTTGAGGGCCGCATCGCGGGAATTGGTGACTATGAAGCCAAACAGGTGATAGATCTGCAAGGCGGATTACTCGCGCCGGCGCTGCTCGACGGGCACATTCACATCGAATCCACATTGTTGACGCCGCCGGAGTTTGCCCGCGCCGTCGTGCCCTTGGGAACGGGAGGAGTGTTTTGCGACCCGCATGAAATCGCGAACGTCTTAGGTGCTCGCGGAATTCAGTTTATGTTGGACAGTTCGGAAGCTGTGCCGCTCAACGTGTGGGTCATGGTTCCGTCTTGTGTTCCGGCAACGCACATGGAAACTTCGGGTGCCGCGATGAGAGCCGCTGACATGCAGCCCTTTCTCGAGCACCCGCGTGTTTTAGGTATCGCAGAGGTCATGAACTTTCCCGGCGTGATTTTGGGTTTTGATGAAGTTCTCGAAAAAGTCGCGTTGGGCGCGGGCCGCCCGGTAGATGGGCACGCTCCCGGCGTGCGCGGCAAATGGTTAAACGCCTACTCCGCCGCAGGTATCGGCACGGATCACGAGAGTACGCAGCTCGAAGAAGCACGCGAGAAGCTGCGCCGCGGCATGGCAGTGTTCATTCGCGAAGGTTCCACAGCGAAAAACATGGACGCATTGCTTCCGCTCGTAAGACCGGAAACGGCGCATATGTTTGCATTTGTCTCAGATGACAGACATGCTGACGAGCTTCTCGCTGAGGGGCACATGAACGCGACGCTGCGCAAGGCCGTCAAGAAAGGCCTTGATCCGCTCTTAGCCGTTGCAATGGCCAGCACAAACACAGCCCGTATTTTCGGTGTGAAGGAAACCGGTGCGCTGACGCCCGGGAAGTATGCTGATTTTGTCGTGTTCGAAGACTTGAAAGACTTCAAACCTCTGCGTGTTTGGCATCGAGGCGAAGAAGTTGCGCGCGAAGGGCAACTACTGAAAAGTATTTCAAAGTTCGATACGTCGAGTGTTCAAGATACGATGCGCGCGAACATCACGGACAAACGAGCGTTTGAAGTCGCAAGCAAGAGTACGCGCGTCAATGTAATTGACATTGTTCCTGATCAGATTGTCACGAAGCGTTTGGTGGCCAATCTGCCTGCACGTAATGGTCAGCTTACTGCGGATCCGGAGCAAGACATCGCCAAGATAGTCGTCGTCGAGCGTCACGGACGCGGCGGCACGATAGGCAAGGGGTTTGTTCGCGGTTTCGGAATCAAATCCGGAGCCTTTGCGTCAACGGTGGCCCACGACTCGCACAACTTGATTGTCGCGGGAATGAGCGACGACGATATGCTGCTCGCGGCAAAGACACTTTCAGAATGCGGCGGCGGATGGACTGTCGTGCAAAACGGAAAAGTCTTGGCGAAGCTCGCACTGCCTGTCGCGGGTCTAATGTCCGACAAATCGGCGGCGGAAATCACTCCTCTGCTGGAAGAGCTCCACCGCGCGGCGCACTCTATTGGCTGCAAACTCTCTTCTCCGTTCATGGCGCTCTCCTTTTTAGCTTTGCCCGTTATTCCAAGTTTGAAACTGACAGATTTCGGGTTGGTGGACGTGGACAAGTTTTCTCAAATTCCTTTGGAAGCCGATAGTGCAGACTGA
- a CDS encoding sigma-54-dependent Fis family transcriptional regulator codes for MQTDLLKEIERRTVDLAKFMVKSVEPLSTESDMEEVEIDIRELLHQTRHNANVVLNDSSGEKQVLRKILPAVLPGLSDYKDLPESPRILIDDAAKQAGIVGQSRLLMLSVQRALLLAETRARVLISGETGTGKELIAKLIHEHSDRRDKPFVVVNCGALVPNLAISELFGHEAYSFTGADPRGRAGKVVAADGGTLFLDEVADLPDVAQAALLRLLDQGEVQSVGKAKPRHVDVRVISATHKDLCAKVAAGEFREDLYYRLFVAEVHLPPLRERGKDVLQLASHILNVLRIEYGRAAPRGLAEDAKKLFASHAWPGNIRQLSQALEHAFIENSSELLTASMFPMLLASSRKDTVDGPKAPERLERGILEALGGPQPLILEFLCNGGREWFSTTALAEKSGMSASHTRTKLRDLTSAGILESSGQQLSTLSACLPIFP; via the coding sequence GTGCAGACTGATCTTCTCAAAGAGATCGAACGCCGCACGGTAGACCTTGCCAAGTTCATGGTAAAGTCAGTCGAGCCTCTTTCCACGGAGTCCGATATGGAAGAGGTAGAGATCGATATCAGGGAACTTCTGCATCAGACTCGCCACAACGCGAATGTTGTCTTAAATGATTCTTCCGGCGAAAAGCAGGTGCTTCGAAAGATATTGCCTGCCGTCCTTCCCGGTTTGTCAGATTACAAGGACTTGCCCGAGTCACCACGGATTCTCATTGACGATGCCGCCAAACAAGCAGGGATCGTTGGACAGTCGCGGCTACTCATGTTGTCGGTTCAGCGCGCTTTGCTCTTGGCCGAGACGCGGGCGCGGGTTTTGATATCGGGTGAGACGGGAACAGGCAAGGAGCTCATTGCAAAGTTAATCCACGAGCATTCGGACCGGCGTGACAAACCGTTTGTCGTCGTAAACTGTGGTGCATTAGTACCGAACTTGGCAATCTCCGAGCTGTTCGGGCACGAAGCCTACTCGTTTACGGGAGCGGACCCGCGCGGACGCGCAGGCAAAGTTGTAGCCGCCGACGGCGGAACGCTCTTTCTCGATGAAGTTGCCGATCTTCCCGACGTGGCGCAGGCCGCGCTGCTACGACTCTTGGATCAAGGAGAAGTTCAGAGTGTCGGCAAAGCAAAGCCGCGGCACGTCGACGTCCGTGTGATTAGCGCAACTCACAAAGACCTATGCGCGAAAGTTGCGGCTGGCGAGTTTCGTGAAGATCTCTATTACAGGTTGTTTGTAGCCGAAGTGCATTTGCCGCCTTTGCGTGAACGCGGGAAGGACGTTTTGCAGTTGGCTTCGCACATCCTAAATGTGCTGCGCATCGAGTACGGCCGTGCGGCGCCGCGCGGTCTCGCGGAAGATGCCAAGAAACTGTTTGCGTCTCACGCGTGGCCCGGAAACATACGTCAACTCAGTCAGGCACTGGAGCACGCTTTCATCGAGAATTCATCAGAACTTCTCACCGCATCTATGTTTCCGATGCTGTTAGCTTCATCGCGAAAGGATACTGTGGATGGACCTAAAGCACCGGAGCGGCTTGAACGCGGGATATTGGAGGCACTCGGCGGACCTCAACCTCTCATACTCGAATTTCTTTGCAATGGAGGTCGGGAGTGGTTTTCCACAACTGCCTTGGCGGAGAAGTCAGGAATGTCCGCTTCCCATACCAGAACCAAGCTGCGTGACCTTACTTCAGCGGGAATTCTCGAATCCAGCGGCCAGCAACTGTCGACGCTATCGGCTTGCCTCCCGATTTTCCCTTGA
- the hisS gene encoding histidine--tRNA ligase, translated as MSRIEPRTFRGTRDFLPSELIPRRKIVRIIEEAYRRYGFQPLETPAIEYLEILTGKSEENDKLIYEIRRARGDAEETAESAIALRYDLTVPLARVVAQYAELPRPFKRYQIQPVWRADRPQPRQGRYREFVQCDADILGTESPLADAEIIALTSEVLSALDFKTYRIRLSSRKFLAGLSALITGSDSHFFDFCRCLDKLDKIGWDGVEKEFQQNNIPASDARAKVTELLNAGGAEPNFTEAAKLAAGNEAAQNGLKEIEIVFHAAQELGVPDGNLVFDATLARGLDYYTGPIFETVSPELPHLGSLTGGGRYDGLVATFSKQNVPATGTTIGLDRIQTALTQLKRFESIPSETQVLIARFDDAGVNTNLELAASLRRAGFRVEIWYDNDRMKKQFSYADQQKIPFVVVCGPDERARGEVSLKNLATQQQVTLPHGDLASRLASELAKDISPRGD; from the coding sequence TTGTCACGGATAGAGCCTCGCACATTTCGCGGAACTCGCGATTTCCTGCCTTCAGAATTGATCCCCCGTCGAAAGATTGTGCGGATTATTGAGGAGGCCTATCGCCGCTACGGATTCCAGCCGCTGGAAACTCCGGCGATAGAATATTTGGAGATTTTGACCGGCAAGTCAGAAGAAAATGACAAGCTAATTTACGAGATTCGTCGCGCGCGGGGCGATGCCGAGGAAACTGCTGAAAGCGCAATCGCGCTTCGCTATGATTTGACCGTTCCGCTCGCCCGCGTGGTCGCCCAATATGCCGAGCTGCCTCGGCCCTTTAAGCGCTATCAGATTCAGCCCGTATGGCGCGCCGACCGCCCGCAGCCGCGACAGGGCAGATACCGCGAGTTTGTGCAATGCGACGCGGACATATTGGGGACGGAATCTCCGCTCGCCGATGCCGAAATCATTGCGCTGACCAGCGAAGTGTTATCTGCACTCGATTTCAAGACCTATCGCATCAGACTTTCATCAAGAAAGTTCTTGGCCGGACTCTCCGCATTAATTACGGGCAGCGATTCTCATTTCTTTGACTTTTGTCGCTGTCTGGACAAGCTCGACAAAATCGGCTGGGACGGCGTCGAAAAAGAGTTCCAGCAAAACAACATCCCGGCGAGCGATGCGCGTGCCAAAGTTACCGAGCTTCTAAACGCCGGCGGAGCGGAACCGAACTTCACCGAAGCTGCGAAGCTCGCCGCCGGAAACGAAGCCGCGCAAAATGGCCTCAAAGAAATCGAAATTGTCTTCCATGCCGCGCAGGAATTGGGAGTGCCGGACGGCAATCTTGTCTTCGACGCGACGCTCGCGCGTGGTTTGGATTACTACACCGGCCCGATTTTCGAAACCGTATCACCTGAGCTCCCGCATTTAGGGTCGTTGACCGGCGGCGGAAGATATGACGGGCTGGTCGCGACATTCTCAAAACAAAATGTCCCGGCGACCGGCACGACCATCGGATTGGACAGAATTCAGACCGCGTTGACGCAGTTGAAGCGTTTCGAGTCCATTCCCTCCGAGACGCAAGTCTTGATTGCCCGCTTCGACGATGCTGGAGTCAACACGAATCTCGAACTCGCTGCCTCGCTGCGCCGTGCCGGATTCCGAGTCGAGATTTGGTATGACAACGACCGCATGAAGAAGCAATTCTCGTATGCAGATCAGCAGAAGATTCCCTTCGTCGTCGTCTGTGGTCCCGACGAACGCGCCCGAGGCGAAGTTTCGCTGAAAAACCTTGCGACGCAACAGCAAGTCACGCTGCCGCACGGCGACCTTGCGAGTAGACTGGCGAGCGAACTCGCGAAAGACATTTCGCCGAGGGGGGATTGA
- the sfsA gene encoding DNA/RNA nuclease SfsA, producing MRFSSPLHKGKLLRRYKRFFADVLLDNGEEITAVTPNTGSMKGVLVIGAPVMVSYSDSVTRKYAHTWELVEIAGKWVGINTHVPNTITAEALKAGAIPELAHFKKFRREVKLPSGSRIDFMLGDDEALLEVKNVSLVEDGVALFPDSVTERGTRHLHELMEFVAEGKQAYMLYVVQHHLAKSFSPADEIDPVYGTTVRDAHQAGVKLIAMKARVTAEEITLHEPIPIEL from the coding sequence ATGAGATTTTCTTCGCCGCTGCACAAAGGCAAACTGCTCCGCCGCTACAAACGTTTCTTTGCGGACGTCCTGCTCGACAACGGCGAAGAAATTACGGCCGTGACTCCCAACACCGGCAGCATGAAAGGCGTCTTAGTGATTGGCGCGCCCGTGATGGTCAGCTATTCCGATTCCGTGACGCGCAAATACGCGCACACGTGGGAACTCGTCGAAATCGCTGGCAAGTGGGTCGGCATCAACACGCACGTTCCGAATACAATCACTGCCGAAGCGCTGAAGGCCGGAGCAATTCCTGAGCTTGCTCATTTCAAGAAGTTTCGCCGCGAAGTCAAACTACCCAGCGGCTCGCGCATCGATTTCATGTTAGGCGACGACGAAGCTCTGCTCGAAGTGAAAAACGTCTCGCTGGTGGAAGATGGAGTCGCGCTTTTTCCCGACAGTGTCACCGAACGCGGCACGCGCCACCTGCACGAACTGATGGAGTTCGTTGCCGAGGGCAAGCAGGCCTACATGCTCTACGTCGTGCAGCACCATCTCGCCAAAAGTTTTTCACCCGCGGACGAAATTGATCCCGTTTACGGCACGACGGTGCGTGACGCACACCAAGCCGGTGTAAAACTTATCGCCATGAAAGCTCGTGTCACCGCCGAAGAAATAACCTTACACGAACCGATTCCGATAGAACTTTAA
- the miaB gene encoding tRNA (N6-isopentenyl adenosine(37)-C2)-methylthiotransferase MiaB has translation MHELVTLQAEIGEPARAPLPQTNGNGPRVYIRTYGCQMNVSDSQTIESMLAESGYRFCETPEEADVVLVNTCMIRESAEVRALGQLANLSVLKKSNPSRVIGILGCVAQAKRKEIIESHPYVDMVVGPDSYRRLPIMLEERFITPPGTPGLLETTLMREELYDDIMPRHHGGVTAFVTIIRGCDKFCSFCVVPRTRGRERSRPLPSVLREVEHLVSQGVRDVMLLGQNVDSYRWEGRDFADCLAAVADMPGVVRVRYMTSHPTDISDKLLRTMGEHPKICPYLHLPVQAGNNRVLKEMNRPYTREHYLGIIERARKYVPDIALSTDVIVGFPTETEAEFEETFSLMNEVRYDTAFMFKYSERPLTKASKLDDDIPDDVKVARLERLIALQQTVARERNEAQVGRATEILIEGPAPKDNNMWAGRTPDFRPVVLPRNGEQVGDLIKVRLDSLTGFTFHASRIFDN, from the coding sequence TTGCACGAACTCGTCACACTACAAGCCGAAATCGGCGAACCTGCACGCGCTCCGCTGCCGCAAACGAACGGCAACGGACCGCGCGTCTACATTCGCACGTACGGCTGTCAAATGAACGTCTCCGATTCGCAGACGATTGAAAGTATGCTCGCCGAATCCGGCTATCGTTTCTGCGAAACTCCGGAAGAAGCGGACGTCGTTCTCGTGAACACGTGCATGATTCGTGAAAGCGCCGAGGTCCGGGCCTTAGGACAATTGGCGAATCTTTCTGTTTTGAAAAAGAGCAATCCGTCGCGAGTGATAGGCATTCTCGGCTGTGTCGCGCAAGCGAAACGAAAAGAGATCATCGAATCGCATCCCTATGTGGACATGGTTGTAGGTCCCGATTCTTATCGGCGTCTGCCGATCATGCTCGAAGAGCGTTTCATCACACCGCCCGGAACTCCCGGTTTGCTCGAAACGACCTTGATGCGCGAAGAACTCTACGACGACATAATGCCGCGCCATCACGGCGGAGTCACGGCGTTCGTCACGATTATTCGCGGTTGCGATAAGTTTTGCAGTTTTTGTGTCGTCCCGAGAACTCGTGGCCGGGAACGAAGCAGGCCGTTGCCAAGTGTTTTGCGCGAGGTGGAACATCTCGTGTCACAAGGCGTGCGCGACGTCATGCTCCTGGGTCAAAACGTGGATTCGTACCGATGGGAAGGTCGCGACTTCGCCGATTGTCTGGCCGCAGTCGCGGACATGCCCGGCGTGGTGCGTGTGCGCTACATGACGTCGCATCCAACTGATATCTCCGATAAACTTCTGCGAACGATGGGCGAGCACCCGAAGATTTGTCCCTATCTGCATCTTCCGGTTCAAGCGGGCAACAATCGTGTGCTGAAAGAAATGAACCGTCCGTACACTCGCGAGCATTATCTCGGCATCATCGAACGCGCGCGCAAATATGTCCCGGACATCGCCCTTTCGACGGACGTAATCGTGGGCTTTCCCACGGAGACTGAGGCCGAGTTCGAAGAGACCTTCAGCTTAATGAATGAAGTGCGTTACGACACGGCTTTCATGTTCAAGTATTCCGAGCGTCCTCTGACCAAGGCTTCGAAACTCGATGACGACATTCCCGACGACGTGAAAGTTGCGCGACTTGAACGGCTGATTGCGTTGCAGCAAACGGTTGCTCGTGAAAGAAACGAGGCTCAAGTGGGCCGCGCGACGGAGATTCTCATTGAAGGTCCGGCGCCAAAAGATAATAACATGTGGGCGGGCCGCACGCCTGATTTTCGTCCCGTCGTATTGCCGCGCAACGGTGAACAAGTCGGGGATTTGATCAAGGTGCGCCTTGATTCGCTGACCGGTTTCACGTTCCACGCTTCCCGAATTTTCGATAACTAA
- a CDS encoding LapA family protein, with amino-acid sequence MWILRWLLFLILIFFVVGFLSQNAEPKVHVQIISWQSPELPLSFMLFLAALVGYIVSLLVAVINQLRLRSEISAQKRKNQALQSELERLRNFALEEEGTDTGVART; translated from the coding sequence ATGTGGATTCTTCGCTGGCTGCTGTTTCTGATACTCATTTTCTTCGTGGTCGGCTTTCTATCTCAGAATGCCGAACCAAAGGTGCATGTTCAGATAATTTCGTGGCAATCGCCCGAGCTGCCGCTGTCTTTTATGCTGTTTCTCGCGGCACTTGTGGGCTACATCGTAAGCCTCTTGGTCGCCGTCATCAACCAACTCCGGCTGCGCAGTGAAATTTCCGCGCAGAAACGCAAGAATCAAGCGCTGCAATCCGAGCTGGAGCGTTTGCGCAATTTCGCGCTCGAAGAAGAAGGAACCGATACGGGAGTGGCCCGCACATGA
- a CDS encoding tetratricopeptide repeat protein — protein sequence MTFFEFLFLLILVGGGIAAASYFRDWKVRRNVQPTTPYAEGLRAILDGDTPKAIQKLRETVGADTNNIDAYLRLGQLFAQSGDLDRATKIHRALTLRGDLVDRQKLDIYRALSEDYLKNGDYNRALESVNQMLGISKKDAWALQQKSEILAGQGQWQAAYESAEKLNGLTTATSGRRLALLKTLEGERLCNAGKERDGRVQFRQAIKHDATLVAPYLYWGDSYVREHRVEDAVKIWRRLIDVNPAQSYVAFERLETHLFDLGRFSEIEQIYREVIHSYPQNVHAYAALSRFLRKKGDAGGAITTLRDGLEHNPESLWLRRRLIRMYHDVHDVDGVLNMSRDVLSRVMKENYEYSCSNCGNVSHEPLWVCPKCNKVDSYNV from the coding sequence ATGACGTTCTTTGAGTTTTTGTTCCTGTTGATTCTCGTAGGAGGCGGCATCGCCGCGGCGTCGTATTTTCGCGATTGGAAAGTCCGCCGCAACGTACAGCCTACGACGCCGTACGCGGAAGGGCTGCGCGCGATTCTTGACGGCGACACTCCCAAGGCTATCCAAAAGCTGCGCGAGACGGTCGGGGCGGATACAAACAACATTGACGCCTATCTTCGCTTGGGACAATTGTTTGCGCAAAGCGGCGATTTGGATCGCGCCACTAAGATTCACCGCGCATTGACACTCCGCGGCGATTTGGTCGATCGTCAAAAACTCGACATTTATCGAGCTTTGTCCGAAGATTATTTGAAAAACGGCGACTACAACCGCGCGCTTGAATCCGTGAATCAAATGCTCGGCATCTCAAAAAAAGATGCGTGGGCGCTGCAACAAAAGAGTGAAATTTTGGCCGGACAAGGCCAATGGCAGGCGGCCTACGAGTCCGCGGAAAAACTGAACGGCCTCACGACGGCCACCTCCGGCCGCAGACTTGCGCTGCTGAAGACGCTTGAAGGCGAGCGCTTGTGCAACGCGGGAAAGGAGCGCGACGGACGTGTTCAGTTTCGACAAGCGATCAAGCACGACGCGACGCTTGTTGCACCGTACCTTTATTGGGGAGATTCCTACGTTCGCGAGCACAGGGTGGAGGATGCCGTCAAAATTTGGAGACGGCTGATTGACGTAAATCCGGCGCAAAGTTACGTCGCGTTCGAGCGACTCGAAACTCATTTGTTTGACCTTGGTCGGTTTTCCGAAATCGAGCAGATCTATCGCGAAGTGATTCACAGTTATCCGCAAAACGTACACGCATACGCCGCCTTGTCTCGCTTCTTGCGCAAGAAGGGCGACGCAGGCGGAGCTATCACGACACTGCGCGACGGGTTAGAACATAATCCGGAGAGCCTTTGGCTGCGCCGGCGGTTGATCCGAATGTATCACGACGTTCACGACGTGGACGGAGTGTTGAATATGTCGCGCGACGTGCTGTCGCGGGTGATGAAAGAAAACTACGAATACTCTTGTTCTAACTGCGGCAACGTGTCGCACGAGCCCTTGTGGGTTTGTCCGAAATGCAACAAGGTGGATTCCTACAATGTATAG
- a CDS encoding SPOR domain-containing protein translates to MYRAIIFLAMCAAAIAADVVKKSPVDLLREGRMIEAQQILEKTDAPERYHLLLDALREPNAIEACFLYREISARFPGTDCDVFAQERLLQAAEMGIDISALVLETAPAAEPGEWHDASATYEVERPLTADDKLTDVKTDGEPEAVEVPDETEVAEPTPAKEEMTVKEAAKLANTVAEEPEPVVRREPLVTQPEPDETVAAKEELVEAKPKQEPSKSTTLNYSEAVPTKKDTGIVAASLIADPPLPPKKPESKVKPINEQNAPHDIDKKSPDGWYIQVGAFGNHDNARKLSKKLEHDGYKTYLVPRDDLLQVRVGVFQTKEEGRSIGDQIKEKYSVPAVLVTVP, encoded by the coding sequence ATGTATAGAGCGATCATATTTTTGGCCATGTGCGCGGCGGCGATTGCGGCCGACGTTGTGAAGAAGTCTCCCGTCGATCTTCTGCGGGAAGGGAGAATGATCGAAGCGCAGCAAATTCTCGAGAAGACGGACGCACCGGAGCGCTACCATTTGCTATTGGACGCGTTGCGCGAACCGAACGCGATTGAAGCGTGTTTTCTCTATCGGGAAATTTCCGCTCGTTTTCCGGGCACCGATTGTGACGTATTTGCGCAAGAGCGGCTCCTGCAAGCGGCTGAGATGGGTATTGACATATCTGCCCTCGTTCTGGAAACCGCTCCCGCCGCGGAGCCCGGCGAATGGCACGACGCTTCTGCAACATACGAGGTTGAGCGGCCGCTCACTGCGGACGACAAGCTGACGGACGTGAAGACTGACGGTGAGCCGGAAGCTGTGGAGGTCCCGGATGAAACGGAAGTCGCGGAACCCACGCCCGCAAAGGAAGAGATGACCGTGAAGGAAGCGGCAAAGCTCGCGAACACCGTCGCCGAAGAACCGGAGCCAGTGGTTCGCCGCGAGCCGCTTGTGACACAACCAGAGCCTGACGAAACTGTTGCTGCCAAAGAAGAACTCGTAGAAGCAAAGCCCAAGCAAGAACCCTCCAAAAGCACCACGCTAAACTATAGCGAAGCGGTGCCCACCAAGAAAGACACGGGTATCGTGGCCGCTTCCTTGATTGCTGATCCTCCGCTGCCTCCAAAGAAGCCGGAGTCGAAAGTCAAGCCGATTAATGAGCAGAATGCGCCGCACGATATCGACAAGAAGTCTCCCGACGGGTGGTACATTCAAGTCGGCGCCTTCGGCAATCACGACAATGCGCGCAAGTTGTCCAAGAAACTTGAGCACGACGGCTACAAGACATACCTTGTGCCGCGCGACGATTTGCTGCAAGTCCGAGTAGGAGTCTTTCAAACGAAGGAAGAGGGTCGCTCAATTGGCGATCAAATCAAAGAGAAGTACAGCGTTCCCGCAGTGCTCGTGACCGTGCCCTAA